From the Ruania alkalisoli genome, one window contains:
- a CDS encoding VOC family protein gives MSVTSVYPVLMSRDVAAAASFYRDVVGFETTFESDWYVSLRLDACELAILAHDHETIPPGYGALPAGVLMNLEVDDVDAVHRRILGIQGVQIVQPLRDEPFGQRHVIVTAPDGVLLDVIQPIAPSEEFMAAYGGV, from the coding sequence ATGTCTGTCACCAGCGTCTACCCCGTGCTCATGTCGCGGGACGTCGCCGCCGCCGCATCCTTCTACCGCGACGTCGTCGGGTTCGAGACCACGTTCGAGTCTGACTGGTACGTCAGCCTGCGGCTGGACGCATGTGAGCTGGCAATCCTGGCGCACGACCACGAGACCATCCCGCCGGGGTACGGGGCACTTCCCGCCGGTGTGCTCATGAATCTCGAAGTCGACGATGTCGACGCAGTCCACCGGAGGATCCTCGGGATTCAGGGCGTGCAGATCGTGCAGCCACTGCGTGACGAACCGTTCGGGCAGCGTCATGTGATCGTGACCGCTCCCGACGGCGTCCTGCTCGACGTCATCCAGCCCATCGCGCCGAGCGAGGAGTTCATGGCCGCCTACGGTGGTGTGTAG
- a CDS encoding TetR/AcrR family transcriptional regulator codes for MPRASAADAARTAQRVLEAATEQFASRGFADVSLDDVARAAEVTRGAVYHHYGSKAKLFAAVAAALQVQIAAVVAGAADRAGGDPGNQLRAGSHAFLDAITAAPAVRILLIDAPAVVGWQEWRRLDTENSAAHLREALLAVGIDQTLLDATTAQLSGAMNETALWVAQHENPAAAREQSHSALDRLLTALL; via the coding sequence ATGCCCCGCGCCTCCGCCGCCGACGCCGCCAGGACCGCTCAACGCGTGTTGGAAGCGGCCACTGAACAGTTCGCGTCCCGCGGCTTCGCCGATGTCTCTCTCGACGACGTCGCTCGGGCGGCCGAGGTCACACGCGGAGCGGTGTACCACCACTACGGCAGCAAGGCGAAGTTGTTCGCCGCGGTCGCGGCAGCGCTCCAGGTGCAGATCGCAGCGGTCGTGGCCGGCGCTGCCGACAGGGCTGGCGGTGACCCGGGCAACCAGCTCCGAGCGGGGTCCCACGCATTCCTCGACGCGATCACCGCAGCTCCGGCCGTTCGCATCCTGCTCATCGACGCACCTGCTGTCGTGGGCTGGCAGGAGTGGCGCCGGCTCGATACCGAGAACTCGGCGGCCCACCTGCGCGAGGCTCTACTCGCGGTGGGCATCGACCAGACACTTCTCGACGCGACCACGGCCCAGCTTTCGGGTGCGATGAACGAGACGGCACTCTGGGTCGCCCAGCACGAGAACCCTGCTGCCGCCCGGGAACAGTCGCACAGCGCTCTCGACAGACTTCTCACCGCACTGCTGTGA
- a CDS encoding histidine phosphatase family protein has product MTAGTVILWRHGQTDYNVEGRLQGQVDIPLNATGVRQAEVAAAVLTQARPTAILTSDLNRAFATAQALGERAGLPVATDPGVRERSFGVWEGLTHPEVKAGWPEQFHAWQSGDHPEGVEAETRREVGHRVSRTIEAVAARLSASDVLVVTSHGAAISCGIAALLGQDAEDWRGITGIGNCHWSVLRHAGGGVPSWRLAAHNVGVQEADFARAARIV; this is encoded by the coding sequence GTGACTGCCGGGACCGTCATCCTCTGGCGGCACGGGCAGACCGACTACAACGTCGAGGGGCGGCTGCAGGGGCAGGTGGACATCCCCCTGAACGCCACGGGTGTGCGTCAGGCCGAGGTGGCTGCCGCTGTGCTCACCCAGGCGCGCCCGACGGCGATCCTCACCTCCGATCTGAACCGTGCGTTCGCGACAGCGCAGGCACTGGGAGAGCGGGCCGGGCTGCCGGTGGCGACCGATCCGGGGGTGCGCGAGCGTAGCTTCGGCGTGTGGGAGGGCCTGACCCATCCCGAGGTCAAGGCCGGGTGGCCGGAGCAGTTCCACGCATGGCAATCCGGCGATCACCCCGAGGGTGTCGAGGCCGAGACTCGCCGTGAGGTTGGTCACAGGGTGTCGCGGACCATTGAGGCTGTCGCGGCGAGGCTGAGCGCGTCAGATGTGCTGGTCGTCACGTCTCACGGGGCCGCGATCTCCTGCGGGATCGCTGCTCTGCTGGGTCAGGATGCCGAGGATTGGCGCGGAATCACAGGGATTGGCAACTGTCACTGGTCAGTGCTGAGGCATGCCGGTGGGGGAGTGCCGAGCTGGCGTCTGGCCGCCCACAATGTGGGGGTGCAGGAAGCCGATTTCGCACGAGCGGCACGGATCGTCTAG
- the rsfS gene encoding ribosome silencing factor, whose protein sequence is MPADDRSRHLAVVAARAAAGIKAREVIALDVSEQLVLTDVFVVASGSTERQVRSIVDAVEEAMRAEGVKPARKEGVAEGRWVLLDFTDIIVHVQHEEDRVFYALERLWKDCPVIELPEEARGEIGESDGTDSRAGLDGSL, encoded by the coding sequence GTGCCTGCCGACGACCGATCACGCCATCTCGCCGTTGTGGCGGCCCGCGCCGCGGCTGGCATCAAGGCCCGGGAGGTCATCGCCCTCGATGTCTCCGAACAGCTTGTGCTCACGGACGTCTTCGTGGTCGCATCCGGCTCCACCGAACGCCAGGTGCGTTCGATCGTCGACGCCGTCGAGGAGGCCATGCGTGCCGAAGGTGTCAAGCCTGCCCGCAAGGAAGGCGTGGCGGAGGGCCGCTGGGTGCTGCTCGACTTCACGGACATCATCGTGCACGTCCAGCACGAGGAGGACCGCGTCTTCTACGCCCTCGAACGGCTCTGGAAAGACTGCCCGGTGATCGAGCTTCCGGAGGAGGCTCGCGGGGAGATCGGCGAGTCTGACGGTACTGACAGCCGGGCAGGGCTGGACGGGAGCCTGTGA
- the nadD gene encoding nicotinate-nucleotide adenylyltransferase, whose translation MIAATRTPSRVGIMGGTFDPIHHGHLVAASEVADEFDLDEVVFVPTGAQPFKLDRAVTTAEHRYLMAVIATASNPLFSVSRVDIDRPGTTYTIDTLRDLHAVYPDAELFFITGADALGQILSWKDSDALWDLAHFVGVTRPGHHFDTEDLPPGEYSLQEIPAMAISSTDCRKRVQAGKAVWYLVPDGVVQYIAKHGLYVDPATFQHPAEVVS comes from the coding sequence ATGATCGCCGCGACCCGCACACCGTCGCGGGTGGGAATCATGGGTGGCACCTTCGATCCCATCCACCACGGCCACCTCGTCGCTGCCAGTGAGGTGGCCGACGAGTTTGACCTGGACGAGGTGGTGTTCGTGCCGACCGGGGCGCAGCCGTTCAAGCTCGACCGCGCGGTCACAACTGCCGAGCACCGGTACCTGATGGCGGTGATCGCGACGGCCTCCAACCCCTTGTTCTCCGTCTCCCGCGTGGACATCGATCGCCCCGGCACCACGTACACGATCGACACGCTGCGGGATCTGCACGCCGTGTACCCGGATGCTGAGCTCTTCTTCATCACCGGTGCCGATGCGCTCGGTCAGATCCTCTCCTGGAAGGACTCCGACGCCCTCTGGGATCTCGCGCACTTCGTGGGCGTGACCCGCCCGGGCCACCACTTCGACACTGAGGATCTGCCCCCGGGGGAGTACTCGCTGCAGGAGATTCCCGCGATGGCGATCTCCTCCACCGACTGCCGCAAGCGGGTACAGGCGGGTAAGGCCGTCTGGTACCTGGTGCCGGACGGCGTGGTGCAGTACATCGCCAAACATGGGCTCTACGTCGACCCTGCAACCTTTCAACACCCTGCGGAGGTGGTCTCGTGA
- a CDS encoding glutamate-5-semialdehyde dehydrogenase, producing the protein MSVDSAAQVTDEQASTGVRELAQAAKTASRALRSATTAAKNEALHALADALVADADRILAANAVDVERESAAGMNAGLVDRLRLTQERIAGIADALRELAALPDPVGEVVRGQTLPNGLTVRQVRVPMGVVGMIYEARPNVTVDAAGLALKSGNAVLLRGGSAAASSNETIVAVLGEALERVGLPRELIQSVDAYGRPGARALMRARGLVDVLIPRGGAGLIQTVVAESQVPVIETGVGNCHIYVDATAEVDQAVQILLNAKTQRVGVCNAVETLLVHADAAESFLPAALAALAQAGVRLHTDETSATHAPSSADVVPATDEDWATEYLSMDIAVRVVPDLDAALEHIRTWSSGHTEAILSNDVAAVRRFTGELDSAALLVNASTRFTDGGQLGLGAEIGISTQKLHARGPMGLAELTTTTWIVQGEGHVRP; encoded by the coding sequence ATGAGCGTCGACAGTGCAGCACAGGTCACCGACGAGCAGGCGAGTACCGGGGTCCGGGAACTGGCGCAGGCGGCGAAGACCGCCTCCCGCGCACTACGCAGCGCCACCACCGCCGCCAAGAACGAGGCGCTGCACGCCCTGGCCGACGCCCTGGTCGCTGACGCTGATCGCATCCTGGCCGCCAACGCGGTCGATGTGGAGCGCGAGAGTGCCGCCGGGATGAATGCGGGACTGGTGGACCGGCTGCGCCTGACGCAGGAGCGCATCGCCGGGATCGCTGACGCACTCCGCGAGCTGGCTGCACTCCCTGACCCGGTGGGGGAGGTCGTGCGTGGTCAGACCCTGCCGAACGGGTTGACTGTGCGCCAGGTACGGGTGCCGATGGGCGTTGTCGGGATGATCTACGAGGCCCGGCCGAATGTGACGGTGGACGCCGCAGGACTGGCCCTCAAGAGCGGCAACGCGGTGCTCCTGCGCGGTGGCTCAGCGGCCGCGAGCAGCAACGAGACCATCGTGGCCGTGCTGGGAGAAGCACTTGAACGGGTCGGGTTGCCACGTGAGCTCATCCAGTCCGTCGATGCCTACGGCCGCCCTGGTGCGCGGGCCCTGATGCGTGCCCGCGGACTGGTGGACGTGCTCATCCCGCGCGGCGGCGCCGGGCTCATCCAGACCGTGGTGGCCGAATCCCAGGTGCCGGTGATCGAGACCGGCGTCGGAAACTGCCACATCTACGTGGACGCCACTGCCGAGGTGGACCAGGCCGTCCAGATCCTGCTCAACGCCAAGACCCAGCGGGTCGGGGTGTGCAACGCCGTCGAGACGCTGCTTGTGCACGCCGACGCCGCCGAGTCCTTCCTCCCCGCGGCGCTCGCAGCGCTGGCCCAAGCAGGGGTACGCCTGCACACCGACGAGACCTCAGCCACCCACGCTCCCTCGTCTGCGGACGTCGTTCCTGCCACGGACGAGGACTGGGCGACCGAGTACCTGAGCATGGACATCGCGGTACGGGTGGTGCCGGACCTGGACGCCGCGCTCGAGCACATCCGCACCTGGTCCTCCGGGCACACCGAAGCCATCCTCAGCAATGACGTCGCGGCCGTGCGCCGCTTCACCGGTGAGCTGGACTCGGCGGCCCTGCTGGTCAACGCCTCCACCCGGTTCACCGACGGCGGCCAGCTGGGTCTCGGCGCCGAGATCGGGATCTCGACCCAGAAACTGCACGCCCGGGGCCCGATGGGGTTGGCCGAGCTGACCACGACCACGTGGATCGTGCAGGGCGAGGGACACGTGCGGCCATGA
- a CDS encoding MFS transporter, whose protein sequence is MSPLSSYRNLFSLTGALYVAVAFLARLPLAMSQIGALLLVSAVTGSYGAGGAAAGATAVVNAVASPFAGALTDRVGQRRVLLVQSVVGAAGLLWLVLAAAAYTPGEAWWPLVLIAGASGAFLPQVGTMARVRWRPIARRSGGAEQRLVDAAFSYEGAADEASFVLGPALVGVVAAVLNPSAALIAAGVLLGVFGLWFALHPTATVVPKPDRTVPAVRIPPVLFVLVFAQLTIGMIFGSVQAGASVLATEAGEPGLTGLLHALLGIGSVTAGLAVVAVPEAFRYENRLRLFTVALAVLSLPLLLVTSLGVLVPVLIVLGLAVAPSMITTFTLAERISPPSRLGAAMTLLAAATGLGYAVGSSAAGRIADWGGYTPAFAVTITGASLAALISLFGARALRRAQTAPRTVPEQVV, encoded by the coding sequence ATGTCCCCGCTGAGTTCCTACCGGAACCTGTTCTCCCTCACCGGCGCCCTCTACGTGGCTGTCGCATTTTTGGCACGACTGCCGCTGGCGATGTCCCAGATCGGGGCGCTGCTGCTGGTCTCGGCGGTCACCGGCTCTTACGGTGCCGGTGGCGCTGCCGCAGGTGCGACCGCGGTCGTCAACGCCGTCGCGTCCCCATTCGCGGGCGCGCTCACCGATCGAGTGGGGCAGCGACGGGTGCTGCTCGTGCAATCGGTGGTGGGTGCGGCCGGACTCCTGTGGCTGGTGCTGGCCGCAGCCGCCTACACCCCGGGTGAGGCGTGGTGGCCGCTCGTGCTCATCGCCGGTGCCAGCGGGGCGTTCCTGCCCCAGGTGGGCACGATGGCGCGGGTGCGGTGGCGCCCGATCGCACGCCGTTCCGGCGGTGCTGAGCAGCGGCTCGTCGATGCGGCCTTCTCCTACGAGGGCGCCGCCGACGAGGCGAGCTTCGTCCTCGGCCCGGCGCTGGTCGGTGTCGTGGCCGCCGTGCTCAACCCTTCGGCCGCGCTGATCGCCGCTGGCGTACTGCTGGGCGTATTCGGCCTGTGGTTCGCCCTGCACCCCACCGCCACGGTGGTGCCGAAACCGGACCGCACCGTGCCGGCCGTGCGCATCCCGCCCGTGCTGTTCGTGCTCGTGTTCGCGCAGTTGACCATCGGGATGATCTTCGGTTCGGTGCAGGCGGGAGCGTCGGTGCTGGCCACCGAGGCCGGGGAGCCGGGACTGACCGGTCTGCTGCATGCGCTGCTCGGCATCGGGTCGGTCACGGCTGGGCTGGCCGTCGTCGCGGTGCCGGAGGCGTTCAGGTACGAGAACCGGCTGCGACTGTTCACCGTCGCACTTGCGGTGCTCAGCCTGCCGCTGCTGCTCGTCACCTCGCTCGGGGTGCTCGTTCCGGTGCTCATCGTTCTCGGGCTGGCCGTCGCTCCCTCGATGATCACCACCTTCACCCTCGCCGAGCGCATCAGCCCGCCGAGCCGGCTCGGGGCTGCGATGACGCTGCTGGCCGCGGCGACCGGCCTGGGCTATGCCGTCGGGTCCAGTGCGGCGGGTCGCATCGCCGACTGGGGCGGATACACCCCGGCGTTCGCTGTCACGATCACCGGTGCCAGCCTGGCTGCCCTGATCTCGCTGTTCGGGGCCCGGGCACTGCGCCGGGCCCAGACGGCACCTCGGACCGTACCTGAGCAGGTCGTCTGA
- a CDS encoding LLM class flavin-dependent oxidoreductase encodes MPASAALRTSLISLDLSGAGAPREWRRAEDSDAESFIMGRLAGLASLADKGGVDLLTLDETFHHAGVRRRDDWLDGAVAASRLSRHTTGATLVATVPLGSHRPEHVAGAVASVHRASAGRAGWQLEVAESGARSLRAVESVINGWPTAPRTSAGTSRPQVVVPVRTSVDGELAAARADVARLSVGTLEEARAARAAIREAAVEWGRDADDVQVLVDVRALISADAPSARARWDLLTSLEEQPREVPLRSIGTASDLTDLWAEWVHAGAADGFTVIPASVPTDVVALVNEVVPQLEARGLRKPRTATVQTAPAAGRRQRVAAPTRVRATA; translated from the coding sequence ATGCCTGCTTCGGCCGCACTTCGCACGTCCCTGATCTCCCTCGATCTCTCCGGCGCCGGCGCCCCCCGGGAGTGGCGCCGCGCCGAGGACTCCGACGCCGAGTCCTTCATCATGGGCCGCCTGGCCGGCCTCGCTTCGCTCGCCGACAAGGGCGGCGTGGACCTGCTCACACTGGACGAGACCTTCCACCACGCCGGCGTGCGCCGTCGTGACGACTGGCTCGACGGGGCCGTGGCCGCTTCCCGCCTCTCCCGGCACACCACCGGTGCCACGCTCGTGGCGACCGTGCCGCTGGGCAGCCACCGTCCGGAGCATGTGGCCGGGGCGGTCGCGAGCGTGCACCGCGCCTCCGCCGGCCGTGCCGGCTGGCAGTTGGAGGTGGCTGAGTCCGGAGCGCGGAGCCTGCGCGCCGTGGAGTCGGTCATCAACGGATGGCCGACGGCGCCGCGCACCTCCGCGGGTACGTCGCGTCCGCAGGTGGTCGTCCCGGTGCGGACCTCGGTGGACGGCGAGCTTGCTGCCGCCCGCGCCGATGTCGCCCGGCTCAGCGTCGGCACCCTCGAGGAGGCTCGTGCGGCTCGTGCGGCCATCCGCGAGGCTGCCGTGGAGTGGGGGCGCGACGCCGACGATGTGCAGGTGCTCGTGGACGTGCGCGCGCTGATCTCAGCCGATGCTCCCAGCGCCCGTGCGCGCTGGGACCTGCTGACGTCGTTGGAGGAGCAGCCGCGAGAGGTGCCACTGCGTTCGATCGGCACCGCGAGTGATCTCACCGACCTGTGGGCCGAGTGGGTGCACGCTGGTGCGGCGGACGGATTCACCGTGATCCCCGCCTCGGTGCCCACCGATGTGGTGGCTCTGGTGAACGAGGTCGTCCCGCAGCTGGAGGCGCGCGGCCTCCGCAAGCCGCGCACCGCGACCGTGCAGACCGCACCGGCGGCCGGGCGCCGTCAGCGGGTTGCTGCGCCGACCCGCGTGCGCGCCACGGCCTGA
- a CDS encoding CHAT domain-containing protein codes for MTEPPATGVPEDAAALHIEARRLANAGDLTGAENLLNRARQCAASMDDLGRIEGTLAYIEVERGQVSEGLARCEAALERVGRGTMAHALLAGQLGTIQFVRGETVPAITLFTRALEVLTGEERSNILLNRGAAYMSVAAYEKARRDFEEGARGPNVIAAAQNAHNLGYLHLLRGQLVAALRWMDRARPELAGLGLSVTATLDIDRSEVLDAAGLRGEAVALLRDVAARLRGSGLWRLQADVDLHLARQLGNEEALEAAERAVRLNRQHGNAVDADEARAVVLLARCRSTRPPTAHSLERLADRLEQAGRRHTAAALRMRAAGLRGTSPRLPGEEEPLTVRLLAGEVAAEVALRAGDTDAALSAASAAIDELDRWQRGIGSLELQSVSRRLGARVIRLGQQAALLSGDAQHLLTWSERARELVARVPATRPPEELADLLADLRRLGPDGDPAERLQLVTQIRQGRWLAAAELPADAPVTVQAVRERSAGARAGRYVTLMEIEGRLIALTLGDREDILDLGAWGEMDQLLGGLSADLTMAAQLAAPVVRAALQERIEGLDKILARALQGAGSLTITAPAVMARMPWGQLPSTVGVPVTVPTSASAWLRQTDAGPIRSVGVVVGPGTRTGSAEADLVRQGWHTVTVGERCDDAQTLASDVDLLHVSAHGQDREAHPLFASLQLADGDLFGHDVELFGRVPPVVILSACGAAGGSLGMARAWLHAGARSVVAAPADIAETAALDRFGQLHGLLARGSSPAEAVANAFGGEALDCAVQCYGAG; via the coding sequence GTGACAGAGCCGCCCGCTACCGGTGTGCCCGAGGATGCCGCCGCGCTTCACATCGAAGCGCGGCGCCTCGCCAACGCCGGCGACCTCACAGGTGCGGAGAACTTGCTGAACCGGGCGCGCCAGTGCGCCGCGAGCATGGACGACCTCGGTCGGATCGAAGGGACGCTCGCGTACATTGAGGTGGAACGCGGGCAGGTCAGCGAGGGGCTGGCGCGGTGCGAGGCCGCGTTGGAGCGGGTGGGGCGCGGCACCATGGCGCATGCTCTCCTGGCCGGTCAGCTCGGCACGATCCAGTTCGTTCGTGGGGAGACAGTTCCGGCGATCACGTTGTTCACCAGGGCGCTGGAGGTTCTCACGGGAGAAGAGCGGAGCAACATCCTCCTCAACCGGGGCGCTGCGTACATGAGCGTGGCAGCCTATGAGAAGGCTCGGCGTGACTTCGAGGAAGGTGCGCGCGGCCCGAATGTCATCGCGGCAGCCCAGAATGCGCACAATCTTGGGTACCTCCACCTGCTCCGCGGGCAATTGGTGGCGGCGCTGCGGTGGATGGACCGCGCTCGACCCGAACTAGCGGGACTAGGCCTGTCTGTGACCGCCACGCTCGATATCGACCGGTCCGAGGTGCTGGACGCCGCCGGGCTCCGTGGTGAAGCAGTGGCGCTGCTGCGCGACGTGGCCGCGCGCCTGCGTGGCAGCGGGCTCTGGCGACTGCAGGCTGATGTCGATCTGCACCTGGCCCGCCAGCTCGGCAACGAGGAGGCTCTGGAAGCCGCCGAGCGTGCAGTGCGTCTCAATCGTCAGCACGGCAACGCCGTCGATGCAGACGAGGCGCGCGCGGTGGTGCTGCTGGCCAGGTGCCGCAGCACGAGGCCACCGACTGCGCACAGCCTGGAGAGGCTCGCTGACCGGCTGGAGCAGGCCGGGCGCCGGCACACGGCAGCAGCGCTGCGGATGCGCGCCGCCGGCCTGCGCGGGACCTCGCCCCGTCTCCCGGGGGAGGAGGAGCCACTGACCGTTCGGCTGCTCGCCGGTGAGGTCGCGGCGGAGGTGGCACTGCGGGCAGGCGACACCGATGCGGCTCTGAGCGCGGCATCGGCCGCAATCGACGAGCTCGACCGGTGGCAGCGCGGCATCGGCAGCCTGGAGCTGCAGTCGGTGAGCAGGCGCTTGGGTGCACGGGTGATCCGGCTCGGTCAGCAGGCAGCGCTGCTCAGTGGCGACGCGCAGCACCTGCTCACCTGGTCCGAACGGGCCCGCGAGCTCGTTGCCCGGGTCCCCGCCACCCGGCCGCCGGAGGAACTGGCGGACCTCCTGGCCGATCTGCGCCGCCTCGGCCCTGACGGCGACCCGGCCGAGCGTTTGCAGTTGGTGACGCAGATCCGTCAGGGCCGCTGGCTGGCTGCAGCGGAGCTGCCCGCCGACGCACCGGTGACGGTGCAGGCTGTGCGCGAGCGGTCGGCAGGAGCACGGGCCGGACGCTATGTCACGCTGATGGAGATCGAGGGTCGGCTGATCGCCCTCACTCTGGGCGACCGCGAGGACATCCTCGACCTGGGTGCCTGGGGCGAGATGGATCAGCTCCTCGGGGGCCTCAGCGCGGACCTGACGATGGCGGCACAGCTCGCCGCACCGGTGGTGCGTGCCGCACTCCAGGAGCGGATCGAGGGCTTGGACAAGATCCTTGCACGGGCGCTACAGGGGGCAGGGTCGCTGACGATCACCGCACCGGCAGTGATGGCCCGGATGCCCTGGGGGCAGCTGCCGAGCACGGTGGGCGTCCCGGTGACTGTGCCGACCTCGGCGAGTGCGTGGCTGCGCCAGACCGATGCCGGGCCGATCCGCAGTGTCGGGGTCGTCGTCGGGCCCGGTACCCGCACCGGGAGCGCTGAGGCGGACCTGGTCCGCCAGGGATGGCACACGGTCACGGTGGGGGAGCGCTGCGACGACGCCCAGACCCTCGCCTCGGACGTGGATCTGCTGCACGTGAGCGCCCACGGGCAGGACCGGGAGGCGCACCCGCTGTTCGCGTCCCTGCAACTGGCGGACGGGGACCTGTTCGGCCATGACGTCGAGCTCTTCGGCCGGGTGCCGCCGGTGGTGATCCTCTCCGCGTGCGGCGCTGCTGGTGGCTCGCTCGGGATGGCGCGGGCGTGGCTGCACGCCGGCGCCCGGTCGGTGGTGGCGGCTCCGGCCGACATCGCCGAGACGGCCGCTCTGGACCGGTTCGGGCAGTTGCACGGCCTGCTGGCTCGCGGTAGCAGTCCGGCCGAGGCGGTTGCGAACGCCTTCGGCGGCGAGGCGCTCGACTGTGCCGTGCAGTGCTACGGCGCGGGCTGA